The Lentisphaerota bacterium genome contains a region encoding:
- a CDS encoding ABC transporter ATP-binding protein codes for MTRPLLLVENLHVRFRRDGTLIHPVRGVSLRVCTGECVAVVGESGCGKSLTALSIARLPPTDRAAVTGRVVLDGIDISAGRAAELASVRGRWVAYVFQDPAGSLNPVMRVGDQIAECLRELSAAARRARIADLLAKVGLADPEWCARAYPCMLSGGMQQRVMLAMALAQRPRLLIADEPTTALDVVTQQGVLDLIGALAASEGLAVLLITHNLALVAGRADRVYVMYGGQVIESGAAGALLTAPQHPYTCGLLAAAPRLDDPPGRRLLDIPGVVPGADAWPEGCAFAPRHPRADARCHREPPPETSSADGRTCRCWQNAG; via the coding sequence ATGACCCGACCGTTGCTGCTGGTTGAAAATCTGCACGTCCGCTTTAGGCGCGACGGGACCCTGATCCATCCGGTGCGGGGCGTGTCGCTGCGGGTCTGCACGGGCGAGTGCGTCGCCGTGGTGGGAGAGAGCGGCTGCGGCAAGAGTCTCACGGCCCTGTCCATCGCTCGCCTGCCGCCCACCGACCGGGCGGCCGTGACAGGACGGGTGGTGCTGGACGGTATCGACATTTCGGCGGGCCGTGCGGCCGAGTTGGCGAGCGTGCGCGGGCGGTGGGTGGCGTATGTGTTCCAGGATCCGGCGGGCAGCCTGAACCCGGTGATGCGGGTGGGCGACCAGATCGCCGAATGCCTGCGCGAGCTGTCTGCAGCGGCTCGGCGGGCGCGGATTGCGGACCTGCTGGCAAAGGTCGGTCTTGCCGACCCCGAATGGTGCGCACGCGCCTATCCCTGCATGCTCAGCGGCGGGATGCAGCAGCGGGTCATGCTGGCGATGGCGCTGGCTCAGCGGCCCAGACTGCTGATCGCCGACGAGCCGACGACGGCGCTCGATGTGGTGACGCAACAGGGCGTGCTCGATCTGATCGGGGCACTGGCGGCGTCAGAAGGGCTGGCGGTGCTGCTCATCACCCACAACCTCGCGCTGGTCGCGGGACGCGCCGACCGGGTGTATGTGATGTACGGCGGTCAGGTGATCGAGTCGGGGGCTGCGGGGGCGCTGCTAACGGCACCGCAGCATCCCTACACGTGCGGGTTGCTGGCTGCGGCGCCGCGCCTCGACGACCCGCCCGGCCGGCGCCTGCTCGACATACCGGGGGTCGTGCCCGGTGCCGACGCCTGGCCTGAAGGGTGCGCCTTCGCGCCACGCCATCCGCGCGCCGACGCGCGCTGCCACCGCGAACCGCCGCCCGAAACCTCGTCAGCAGACGGTCGCACCTGCCGGTGCTGGCAGAATGCGGGCTGA